From one Triticum urartu cultivar G1812 chromosome 3, Tu2.1, whole genome shotgun sequence genomic stretch:
- the LOC125545694 gene encoding uncharacterized protein LOC125545694 isoform X1, whose amino-acid sequence MAMAASWWALLMAVVAAAAAGCGEAAPTAAAEAAHDVLQSHGLPRGLLPAGIAAFTHDPATGRFEAVLESPCTARTEVGLRYNVTVAGQITYGRIAELSGVDAQDLFLWFAVRSIRVDVPSSGVIYFDVGVVYKHFPLSFFEAPPPCVPTSLILLQPHQGRRISGGRRRRVATMMGWFHRGGVNQKSQF is encoded by the exons ATGGCGATGGCGGCGTCGTGGTGGGCGCTGCTGATGGCGGtggtggctgcggcggcggcggggtgcggcgaggcggcgccgacggcggcggccGAGGCGGCGCACGACGTGCTGCAGTCCCACGGCCTCCCGCGCGGGCTGCTCCCCGCCGGGATCGCGGCGTTCACGCACGACCCCGCCACCGGCCGGTTCGAGGCGGTCCTGGAGTCCCCCTGCACGGCGCGCACCGAGGTTGGCCTGCGGTACAACGTGACCGTCGCCGGGCAGATCACGTACGGCCGGATCGCGGAGCTCTCGGGTGTCGACGCGCAGGACCTCTTCCTGTGGTTCGCCGTGCGCAGCATCCGCGTTGACGTGCCCTCCTCCGGCGTCATCTACTTCGACGTCGGGGTCGTCTACAAGCACTTCCCTCTGTCGTTCTTCGAGGCCCCGCCGCCGTGCGTGCCCACCTCGCTCATCCTCCTGCAACCACATCAG GGACGACGGATCAGTGGTGGAAGACGGCGCCGCGTTGCAACAATGATGGGATGGTTTCATCGTGGAGGCGTGAACCAGAAATCGCAGTTTTGA
- the LOC125545693 gene encoding thioredoxin F, chloroplastic-like, translating to MALRLSVSSPQSTASSPAISSCRPAACGRFLACVAASQKRSLMVVSGADARAVAPVKSGGLETATTGADEVEAPTAAVAVTGQVTEVCKDTFWPIVKAAGEKPVVLDMYTQWCGPCKVMAPKFQEMSEKDHDVVFLKLDCNQDNRPLAKELGIRVVPTFKIFKDGKVAKEVTGAKIDELARAIEEVKSS from the exons ATGGCGTTACGCCTCTCCGTCTCCTCGCCGCAGAGCAcggcctcgtcgccggccatCTCCTCatgccgccccgccgcctgcggCCGCTTCCTGGCCTGCGTGGCGGCTTCTCAGAAGAGGAGCCTGATGGTGGTGTCTGGCGCTGACGCGAGGGCAGTGGCTCCGGTGAAGTCGGGCGGCTTGGAGACGGCCACGACGGGAGCCGACGAGGTGGAAGCGCCAACAGCGGCGGTGGCGGTGACCGGGCAGGTCACCGAGGTTTGCAAGGACACCTTCTGGCCAATTGTCAAGGCAGCAGGGGAGAAGCCCGTCGTCCTCGACATGTACACCCAATG GTGCGGCCCTTGCAAAGTTATGGCACCAAAATTCCAGGAGATGTCTGAGAAGGACCACGACGTCGTATTCCTCAAGCTCGATTGCAATCAAGACAACAGG CCACTTGCAAAGGAGCTTGGTATAAGGGTTGTACCAACATTCAAGATTTTCAAGGATGGGAAGGTTGCAAAGGAGGTCACTGGTGCGAAGATTGATGAATTAGCGCGTGCCATTGAGGAAGTGAAGTCAAGCTGA
- the LOC125545689 gene encoding pentatricopeptide repeat-containing protein At3g29230-like, producing the protein MAARPNRNPRLDHLSRVLASDHPPPPAAAVHARLIRAHGDTPPPVIRSLLNHAIRRLCKPRPHAALRLLLLMQRLPVSPDHFTVPFALNAAASLGLLRLGASLHSVALRLALAPTCLPVANALVALYAKCDDLPAAHAALADIPVPDAVSFNSLLCTHARLASVPAAESLFTSMPSRTQVSWNAMVVVYVNAGDFASAHRVFDEMPTRDSASWSVLIIGYCKSGSMQSARELFDKMPGKNLVTWTAMINGYAQCGRPKEALALFRELEAAGIEPDAATMVGVISSASQIGSTALAGWVGTYVDRKRIERNEKVLTALVDMHAKCGNVEQALNAFREIEQPDAYPYTALISGLATHGHAKLALQVFERMQAQAVRPDPITFVGVLTACSHAGLVDRGLDYWEAMVHEYGMNRRADHYACVVDMLGRAGRLEEAFEMVQTMPMGPHPGALGALLSACKTHDNAEIAEVVANKLFELEPRNTGNYILLSSIYAGRGQWEEAERVRSLMKTKLPFKQPGSSWF; encoded by the coding sequence ATGGCGGCCCGACCAAACCGCAATCCTCGTCTCGACCACCTCTCCCGCGTCCTCGCCTCCGACCACCCGCCCCCGCCGGCGGCCGCCGTCCACGCGCGCCTCATCCGCGCGCACGGCGACACCCCTCCCCCCGTCATCCGCTCGCTCCTCAACCATGCCATCCGCCGCCTGTGCAAGCCGCGCCCTCACGCCGCGCTGCGCCTGCTCCTCCTCATGCAGCGCCTGCCCGTCTCCCCCGACCACTTCACCGTCCCCTTCGCGCTCAACGCCGCCGCGTCCCTTGGCCTCCTCCGGCTCGGCGCGTCCCTGCACTCCGTCGCGCTCCGCCTCGCGCTCGCCCCCACCTGCCTCCCCGTCGCCAACGCCCTCGTCGCCCTCTACGCCAAGTGCGACGACCTCCCCGCCGCGCACGCCGCGCTCGCCGACATCCCGGTGCCCGACGCCGTCTCGTTCAACTCTCTCCTCTGCACGCACGCCCGCCTCGCCTCTGTGCCCGCCGCCGAGTCGCTCTTCACCTCCATGCCCTCCAGAACCCAGGTCTCCTGGAACGCCATGGTGGTCGTCTACGTCAATGCCGGAGACTTTGCCTCTGCTCACCGggtgtttgatgaaatgcctACCAGGGATTCCGCCTCCTGGTCGGTGTTGATTATTGGATACTGCAAAAGCGGGTCGATGCAGAGCGCCCGGGAGCTGTTCGATAAAATGCCAGGGAAGAATCTTGTGACATGGACAGCGATGATAAATGGGTATGCTCAATGTGGGCGGCCTAAGGAGGCACTAGCACTTTTTAGGGAACTGGAGGCTGCTGGGATTGAGCCAGATGCAGCCACCATGGTCGGAGTTATCTCCTCTGCTTCCCAGATAGGTAGCACAGCATTAGCTGGGTGGGTTGGAACCTACGTTGACAGGAAGAGGATTGAAAGGAATGAGAAGGTGCTTACAGCACTGGTTGATATGCATGCCAAGTGTGGGAATGTCGAGCAGGCTCTCAATGCTTTTAGGGAGATTGAACAGCCGGATGCATACCCTTACACTGCACTTATTAGTGGGCTGGCGACTCATGGGCACGCAAAGCTGGCACTTCAAGTGTTTGAAAGGATGCAAGCTCAGGCAGTTAGACCTGATCCGATCACTTTCGTCGGAGTGCTTACTGCGTGCAGCCATGCAGGGCTTGTTGATAGAGGGTTGGACTATTGGGAAGCAATGGTGCATGAGTATGGGATGAACCGTCGGGCAGATCACTATGCCTGTGTTGTCGACATGCTTGGTCGTGCAGGGAGGCTTGAGGAGGCTTTTGAGATGGTCCAAACAATGCCGATGGGCCCCCATCCAGGTGCTCTTGGCGCCCTGCTGAGTGCGTGCAAGACACACGACAATGCTGAGATTGCTGAAGTTGTTGCAAATAAGCTTTTTGAGTTGGAACCTCGAAATACTGGGAACTATATACTGCTGTCGAGTATATATGCTGGGAGAGGACAATGGGAGGAGGCAGAAAGAGTTCGGTCGCTGATGAAAACAAAATTACCTTTCAAACAGCCAGGGTCTAGTTGGTTTTAG
- the LOC125545694 gene encoding uncharacterized protein LOC125545694 isoform X2, which produces MAMAASWWALLMAVVAAAAAGCGEAAPTAAAEAAHDVLQSHGLPRGLLPAGIAAFTHDPATGRFEAVLESPCTARTEVGLRYNVTVAGQITYGRIAELSGVDAQDLFLWFAVRSIRVDVPSSGVIYFDVGVVYKHFPLSFFEAPPPCVPTSLILLQPHQIRDDGSVVEDGAALQQ; this is translated from the exons ATGGCGATGGCGGCGTCGTGGTGGGCGCTGCTGATGGCGGtggtggctgcggcggcggcggggtgcggcgaggcggcgccgacggcggcggccGAGGCGGCGCACGACGTGCTGCAGTCCCACGGCCTCCCGCGCGGGCTGCTCCCCGCCGGGATCGCGGCGTTCACGCACGACCCCGCCACCGGCCGGTTCGAGGCGGTCCTGGAGTCCCCCTGCACGGCGCGCACCGAGGTTGGCCTGCGGTACAACGTGACCGTCGCCGGGCAGATCACGTACGGCCGGATCGCGGAGCTCTCGGGTGTCGACGCGCAGGACCTCTTCCTGTGGTTCGCCGTGCGCAGCATCCGCGTTGACGTGCCCTCCTCCGGCGTCATCTACTTCGACGTCGGGGTCGTCTACAAGCACTTCCCTCTGTCGTTCTTCGAGGCCCCGCCGCCGTGCGTGCCCACCTCGCTCATCCTCCTGCAACCACATCAG ATTAGGGACGACGGATCAGTGGTGGAAGACGGCGCCGCGTTGCAACAATGA
- the LOC125545692 gene encoding uncharacterized protein LOC125545692 — MATTAAAAALSCSCSPSPSPSSTLLLRRTVSAFHRRPAHAGTRRPRLAPLHVVDDSKEVETRSETDRLVDGLNFGELCNDFECISSPYVESTARQIARDILEIRQDNRALSCYAVAVKYKDPLRSFVGREKYKRPLWITEALEKPIVTVQEMSMQSTSSLTIKWTLRGKPKNAFFAAAGGELVVRVDSQFILNQISGQVLEHFESWDLSASSPLAQAYFWFSRRVYSTVEAGKDTIEAAKGLASRLNKDDNIEVYPDPLGDPTKFFTRPDDLNQDVVQIGLFLAVLYFIVQFLKTTL; from the exons atggccaccaccgccgccgccgccgctctctCCTGCTCCTGCTCCCCGTCCCCGTCCCCTTCCTCCACGCTCCTCCTCCGGCGAACCGTCTCCGCCTTCCACCGCCGACCTGCCCATGCCGGCACCCGCCGCCCCCGCCTCGCCCCCTTGCACG TGGTGGACGACTCCAAGGAGGTGGAGACGAGGTCGGAGACGGACAGGCTGGTGGACGGCCTGAACTTCGGGGAGCTGTGCAACGACTTCGAGTGCATAAGCAGCCCGTACGTGGAGTCCACGGCCAGGCAGATCGCCAGGGACATCCTCGAGATCCGCCAGGACAACCGCGCCCTCAGCTGCTACGCCGTCGCCGTCAAGTACAAG GATCCTCTCAGGTCATTTGTTGGGCGTGAGAAGTACAAGAGgccattgtggatcaccgaggcCCTGGAAAAACCTATAGTG ACAGTCCAGGAAATGTCAATGCAATCCACAAGCAGTCTGACCATCAAGTGGACACTGAGGGGGAAACCCAAGAACGCCTTCTTCGCGGCCGCGGGAGGGGAGCTGGTCGTCCGTGTCGACTCGCAGTTCATCCTAAACCAGATCAGCGGGCAGGTGCTGGAGCACTTTGAGTCGTGGGACCTCTCTGCGTCGTCCCCTCTCGCCCAGGCCTACTTCTGGTTTTCCAGGAGGGTTTACTCCACCGTGGAGGCCGGCAAGGACACGATCGAGGCCGCCAAGGGCTTGGCGTCCCGGCTGAACAAGGACGATAATATTGAGGTCTATCCCGACCCTCTGGGAGATCCGACGAAG TTCTTTACGAGGCCTGATGATCTGAACCAGGACGTGGTTCAGATTGGGCTCTTCCTGGCCGTTCTCTACTTCATTGTACAGTTCCTGAAAACGACTCTGTGA